Within Nosocomiicoccus ampullae, the genomic segment TATTTTCATCTTGTATATTTTTACCGAGCACTTTAATATCTCCACTATGAGGAGATAAAAGTCCTAATATATGTTTAATTGTCGTACTTTTACCAGCACCATTAAGCCCTATTAAGCCGACAATTTCGTTTGATTGTAATGAAAATGATATGTCGTGAATAATCGGTGTTCTACCGTACCCACCTGTCACGTGTTCTAATTCTAAAATATTCATATTGAAACTCGCTTTCAATTTATTATTCGTTTATATAGTATATAATAATTATAAGTAAACTATATCATAAGTTATTATGGAGGTTATACAAATGAGTAACAACAAAACTGTATTTGAAATGATTATTGACCGCGATATTGAAGCGGATATTATTTATGAAGATGAAAATTTCATTGCATTTTTAGATGCGTTTCCTGTCGTCAAAGGTCATACGCTCGTCGTACCGAAAAAACGTATCGAAAACATCTTCGACTTAGACGATGAAACAGCAAATGATTACTTGAAAATCGTGCGTGACGTCGCAACTGCAGTTCGTGACGCGTTTAAACCTGCAGGGTTAAACGTCGTTCAAAATAATGGTGAATTTGCTGGACAGTCTGTATTCCACATTCATTTTCACATATTACCAAGATATAATGATGAACACGACGGATTTGGATACAAATGGGTCGACACTGAGTTTTCAAAAGAAGAACGTCAAACACTTGCAGCTGAAATTAAGTCTAAACTGAATGCATAAAGTCAAATATTTTTGGGTAAACATCATATAAGATATATAAGGAAGTGAAATATAATGGGAGTTAGAAACTTTTTAATCGGTTTTACTGTCGGTGTTGTCGGCGGTGCATCTTTATCAGTTATAAATGCCCCACAGTCAGGTAAAGCACTGACGAATTCTTTAAAAGAGAATTCAGGAACAATAAAATCTTCAACAAACCAAGTAAAAGAAGAAATTAACAATATTAAAGAATCTGTATTACGTGCAAAACATGAAACTTCTAATATTAACGATTTAACAGATGAAGTAAAAGTACTTGTCGATAACTTTAAAACAGATATCGATCCGAACGTAAACAATTTAAAAGACGATATTACAGCTGTACAAAATAGTGTTGAAGATATTCAACACGCATTTGATAAGCCAGAAAAGAAATAATAATGAAGCGGTGATGAATTCCATGCATCACCGCTTTTGTTATGTTATATTTAAAATTGTGAAAATTATTAAAGGAGTTTTGAAATGAAGAAATTTATAACGACTGCTTCATTATCAGCAGCACTTGTTTTATCAGCATGTGCAAATGATGACGAAAATAAAGATGAAGCAAAAGAAGAAAAAGATGATATTAAATATGAAGACACACTCGCAACGAGTGATGCAGGTGACGTAACTGTTGATGATATTTTAAACTCAATTGGTAGCGAAGAAGTTGCTTCACAAACGTTTGAAATTACTTTAAATAAAATCATTGAAGATAAATATAAAGACGAAGTCGATATTGATCAGCTAAAAGAAGATATCGATAAAGAAATTGAAGAGTATGGTGGCGAAGAACAATTTTCTCAAGTACTCGCACAAAGTCAACCAGGCTTAACAGTTGAAGGATATAAACAAAGTAAAATCGCTAACGTACTACACAATAAATTTTTCGCAGATAAGTTAGAAATTTCTGATGACGATGCACTTAAAGATTCTTACAATGCTCAACATATTTTAGTAAAAGTTGACGAAGAAGGCGAAGACAAAGAAGACGATAAAGACCAAAAATCTGACAAAGAAGCGAAAAAAGAAGCAGAAGATATCTTAAAAGAAGTTAAAGATGGCGGCGACTTCGACGAAATCGCTAAAGAAAAATCAGACGACACTGGAAGTGCAATGAACGGTGGTAAATTAGGTCTAGTGACAAAAGGTCAAATGGTACCAGAGTTCGAAGAAGCATTATTTGAATTAGAGCCAGGCGAAGTTTCAGACGTCGTAAAATCAGACTTCGGTTATCATATCATTAAACGATTAGATACGAATAAAGAAGATATGTCAGAGAATGAAATTGCAGATGCAAAATCTCAAATAATCAATCAAAAAATTCAAGAAGATCCAAACAAAATTATGGACTTCTACAAAGAATTACTCGATGAATATAATGTTAAATTCAAAAACAAAGATATCAAAGAACAAATTGATAAAATGATGCAACCATTAGAAATTCAAAAAGACGCTGAATAATATAAAATCCCTCTATTTTAAAATAGAGGGATTTTTTCATCTACAATTTAGTAGATTGTGTTAAAAAGTTAGTTTCTCATTGACGATATGATGTATTGTCTACGAAAATTTCGTTTCATGTACACAAAATGAAGTATCGTATACGACTTATTTGAGATATTGACGATATACTTCGAATTGTCAACGAGATAAGTGAAATTGAGAATTTCGTTGACAATACTCTAATCACTGTCAACAAAAAATGAATTTCATTGACGATTCTCTTGTTTAGTCGAATCGTTAATGATTTTAGATTTTCATCTACAATTTAACTAATCTATAGACCATTTGTTCCTGGTCCAATTGGTATTCCAAGTAATAGCCAAGCGATAAATAAAATCGTCCAACCGATTAAAAAGATTAACGAATACGGTAGCATAATTGAGATGACTGTTCCAATACCGTTACTCTTTCCGTAACGTGCTGCAACAGATACGATATATGGGAAAAACGGCATGAGTGGTGAGATAATATTTGTCGATGAGTCCCCGATTCTATATGCAACTTGCGTTACTTCCGGTGGAATATCTAACTGCATAAACATCGGAACAAATATCGGTGCCATCATCGACCATTTCGCAGAGTCCGCAGCTATAAAAATATTAACGATTGCTGTAATTATAATAAGAAGCACTAAAGCCACAGGTCCACTAATCGATAATGATTTTAAAATATTGGCGCTTTCTACAGAAATCCACATTCCGATATTCGAATAATCAAATAGTGCGACGAATTGTGCTGCAAAAAATATAAGGACAATAAACTCTGCCATCATTTTTATAGAATCTGTCATCATATCAATTAAGTCACTATCTTTTTTAATCGATTTATCGACAATTCCATACACAATTCCAGGAACTAAAAATATAATCATCATAATAAATATTATACTTTGTATAAATGGTGAACCGATAAATTCACCATTTTCACCTCGTAAAATTCCACCTGATGGTAGAACCATTAATAATATTAAAACAATCATGACTAATAATGAGATATTTGCATATAAAAATGCTCGAGGATTTACTTCGCTTTTATCTTCATAATAGTTTTCAAAACTACCTAAGCTCGGTTCTACAATTTTATCTGTAATAATTGTACCAATAATGACAATTAGAAAAGTTGATGCAAACATAAAATAAAAATTATCAGTTGCATTCACAATATAATTTTCATTTAGAATTTGTGCAGCTTCAGTCGTCATTCCACTTAATATTGGATCATTTGTTCCTAATACTAAATTTGCCGAATAACCGCCTGCTACTCCTGCAAAAGCTGCAGCAAGTCCAGCAATCGGGTGACGATTATAGCTTAAGAAAATCATTGCACCAAGTGGTACAAGTACAACATATCCTACAGAAGCCGCAACGTTTGATAAAACTCCAAGTAAAATAACGACTGGTGTAATAAATTTTTTCGGTGCAAAGCTGACGCTTTTTCTAATAATTGCAGCGAGATACCCTGTTTTTTCAGCAACTCCAACACCAAGCATTACAACGAGTACTGGTCCAAGCGCAACAAATGACGTAAAGTTTTCTACGACTGATGTAAATATATAGGAAATACTACTTGGTATTAACAGACTAACAATATCGTACTCTAACATCTCTAATTGATGTGTCTCAGGATTAATACCTTCAAATTTCACAGTGACTCCAAGCATATAAAATATATGAGATATAATCATCAGAGCTACTAAAAATATAATAAAAATCGATACCGGATGCGGTAAACGATTCCCGATTACTTCTAATTTTGATAAGTATTGAACCACTTTATTATCTTTCATACTATTCTCCTATGAATTTAAATTAAAAAACTCTCTACTACAAAATTGTAGTAGAGAATGATTTTATTCTTCGCCTTGACTACGGTATAACATTCTACCTTCAAGTGGGAACACTCTTTGAGTGAATGCCCCTTTTTCAGCGTTTTGAATATGTTTATTCATCATTAAAACTCTAGCATCGATGTTATCAATCATGTGTAAAATTTCTGCTTCTGGAATCATCGGTGTTTTTGGTGATCCATATTCTAATTTACCATGGTGAGCTAAAATTAAATGTTTTAATAACATAACATCTTCGCCTTCGATATTTAACTCTTCAGCGATTTTAGTAATCTCTTCAGTCGCAATAACGATATGACCGATTAAATTACCTTCAACTGTGTACGTTGTATTTACAGCACCTGATAATTCTTTTACTTTTCCAATGTCGTGTAAAATAATTCCAGCGTATAGTAAATTACGATCAAGCGTTTCGTAAATATCGCATAGTGATTCCCCGACTCTTAACATCGTATAGACGTGATACGCAAGTCCTGAGACGAAATCATGATGATTACTCATTGCTGCTGGAAATGTTGAAAACTCTTTACGATATTTATTAAGTAATCCTCGAGTAATTCTCTGGAGGTTTGCGTTTGTAATTTTTAATGCGTAATCAAAGATTTTTTCAAATAAGTCCTCACCATCTATCGGTGCTTCTTTTAGAAAATCTTTCACTAATACGTTATCCTCAGGTGTACTCGTACGGATTTCTAAAATTTTCATTTGATTTTTACCACGGTAGTTAATAATTTCTCCGCGCACTTTTACGAGATCCGCTTCTTTTAACTCTGTAATTTGCTCAGGTGTAACTGTCCATAGTTTTGAATCTAACTCTCCAGTTTTATCTGCCAAAATTAAAGTCATATATGGTTTACCTTGTTGAGTCACACCATCTTGAGCACGTTTTACTAAGTAAAAAGACTCGACACTATCTCCTGGTTTTAAGGTAGAGATTTTACTCATCTATTGTTACCTCCTATTTTTATTATCTTTTAAAACGATTGTATTTGTCGCTGGAATACTCTTTTCTAAGTTACAAGTAAAGAATAGTACTTCATGTTCTTTAGATTGCTTTTTAAAGTACTCTAATATCGTACGTGTACGCGATTCATCAAAATGAACAAATGCGTCGTCAATAATAATTGGTAAATTATAATAATTTTTTAACGCTTTAATTAAACTGATGCGTAGTGAAATATATAGTAATTCTTTTGTCGATTGTGATATCTCTGATGGATCAAAGATTTGTCCATTACTATGTTTTACTTTAATAATATTGTTTTCGTACATGACATCGATATAACGACCTTTTGTAATATACTCAAAGATTTTTCTCGCTTCTTCTACAACAACTGGTAAACGTTGGTCTTTAATAGCCTTAATATGTGCCTCTATTAACGTTTTAATATACATAAGTGACATATAGTCTACC encodes:
- a CDS encoding HIT family protein yields the protein MSNNKTVFEMIIDRDIEADIIYEDENFIAFLDAFPVVKGHTLVVPKKRIENIFDLDDETANDYLKIVRDVATAVRDAFKPAGLNVVQNNGEFAGQSVFHIHFHILPRYNDEHDGFGYKWVDTEFSKEERQTLAAEIKSKLNA
- a CDS encoding YtxH domain-containing protein: MGVRNFLIGFTVGVVGGASLSVINAPQSGKALTNSLKENSGTIKSSTNQVKEEINNIKESVLRAKHETSNINDLTDEVKVLVDNFKTDIDPNVNNLKDDITAVQNSVEDIQHAFDKPEKK
- a CDS encoding peptidylprolyl isomerase, whose product is MKKFITTASLSAALVLSACANDDENKDEAKEEKDDIKYEDTLATSDAGDVTVDDILNSIGSEEVASQTFEITLNKIIEDKYKDEVDIDQLKEDIDKEIEEYGGEEQFSQVLAQSQPGLTVEGYKQSKIANVLHNKFFADKLEISDDDALKDSYNAQHILVKVDEEGEDKEDDKDQKSDKEAKKEAEDILKEVKDGGDFDEIAKEKSDDTGSAMNGGKLGLVTKGQMVPEFEEALFELEPGEVSDVVKSDFGYHIIKRLDTNKEDMSENEIADAKSQIINQKIQEDPNKIMDFYKELLDEYNVKFKNKDIKEQIDKMMQPLEIQKDAE
- a CDS encoding AbgT family transporter; protein product: MKDNKVVQYLSKLEVIGNRLPHPVSIFIIFLVALMIISHIFYMLGVTVKFEGINPETHQLEMLEYDIVSLLIPSSISYIFTSVVENFTSFVALGPVLVVMLGVGVAEKTGYLAAIIRKSVSFAPKKFITPVVILLGVLSNVAASVGYVVLVPLGAMIFLSYNRHPIAGLAAAFAGVAGGYSANLVLGTNDPILSGMTTEAAQILNENYIVNATDNFYFMFASTFLIVIIGTIITDKIVEPSLGSFENYYEDKSEVNPRAFLYANISLLVMIVLILLMVLPSGGILRGENGEFIGSPFIQSIIFIMMIIFLVPGIVYGIVDKSIKKDSDLIDMMTDSIKMMAEFIVLIFFAAQFVALFDYSNIGMWISVESANILKSLSISGPVALVLLIIITAIVNIFIAADSAKWSMMAPIFVPMFMQLDIPPEVTQVAYRIGDSSTNIISPLMPFFPYIVSVAARYGKSNGIGTVISIMLPYSLIFLIGWTILFIAWLLLGIPIGPGTNGL
- the yhaM gene encoding 3'-5' exoribonuclease YhaM, with protein sequence MSKISTLKPGDSVESFYLVKRAQDGVTQQGKPYMTLILADKTGELDSKLWTVTPEQITELKEADLVKVRGEIINYRGKNQMKILEIRTSTPEDNVLVKDFLKEAPIDGEDLFEKIFDYALKITNANLQRITRGLLNKYRKEFSTFPAAMSNHHDFVSGLAYHVYTMLRVGESLCDIYETLDRNLLYAGIILHDIGKVKELSGAVNTTYTVEGNLIGHIVIATEEITKIAEELNIEGEDVMLLKHLILAHHGKLEYGSPKTPMIPEAEILHMIDNIDARVLMMNKHIQNAEKGAFTQRVFPLEGRMLYRSQGEE